In the genome of Labrus mixtus chromosome 21, fLabMix1.1, whole genome shotgun sequence, one region contains:
- the LOC132955943 gene encoding putative nuclease HARBI1 produces the protein MSFALPVWLAVQEELLGNGGADFGAPSCFDEFDDEALFQMFNLSRPCISFILDAARIRMKTLALKNPTLSVDEMVMVALNYYAHGVSSPCVLQRVGQCQTDCLAIMSTVSGVIAGMSDQFISFPLTHEAKKKVAFKTEKLCRIPNVLGVLGAAHFKIRASPYETDTFRGFVNTLGYTSVVSQIICDSDGNILSVEKCCVGSTFEQELWESSFKGREMEEEIHGPFWVIAGKGYNLSKHVLTPVAEPANDSETSFNEAHTKIHDVMRTTLGSMKRRFRCLNQLGFAQENSLAKKSNIIKACSVLHNIAKKFSVPPPSDAGQIEPLHPGKQRAEPDINPEALKARQKLIIANFLKVSSTRNPPSKGIAEEVVSVAGVLSVSGSKDVENVDP, from the exons ATGTCCTTCGCTCTTCCAGTGTGGCTCGCGGTCCAGGAGGAGCTCCTCGGAAACGGCGGAGCGGACTTCGGGGCTCCGAGCTGTTTTGATGAGTTTGACGACGAAGCTTTGTTCCAGATGTTCAACCTCAGCAGACCCTGCATCAGTTTCATCCTGGACGCTGCTCGCATCCGCATGAAAACGTTGGCTCTGAAGAACCCAACGCTGTCCGTGGACGAGATGGTTATGGTGGCGTTGAACTATTACGCACACGGAGTCTCCTCACCCTGTGTCCTGCAGAGGGTCGGACAGTGTCAGACGGACTGTCTCGCGATCATGAGCACTGTATCCGGAGTCATCGCAGGCATGTCCGACCAGTTCATCTCTTTCCCACTAACCCATGAGGCCAAAAAGAAGGTCGCGTTCAAGACAGAGAAATTATGTAGGATCCCCAATGTGCTGGGCGTTCTTGGCGCGGCTCACTTCAAGATCAGAGCCTCCCCTTATGAGACGGACACATTCAGGGGTTTTGTCAACACCTTGGGGTACACATCTGTGGTGAGCCAGATCATATGTGACTCTGACGGAAACATACTGAGTGTCGAAAAGTGTTGTGTAGGCAGCACGTTTGAGCAGGAGCTGTGGGAGTCGTCTTTCAAAGGGAGGGAAATGGAGGAGGAAATACACGGACCTTTTTGGGTTATTG CAGGGAAAGGCTACAACTTAAGCAAACATGTCCTGACTCCTGTGGCAGAACCTGCAAATGACAGCGAGACCAGCTTCAACGAGGCCCACACAAAGATCCACGATGTCATGCGAACAACGCTCGGCTCCATGAAGAGGCGCTTCAGGTGTTTAAATCAACTCGGTTTTGCACAAGAAAACTCTTTGGCCAAAAAGTCCAATATTATCAAGGCGTGCAGTGTCCTGCACAACATCGCTAAAAAGTTCTCCGTGCCTCCACCGTCTGACGCTGGTCAAATCGAGCCCCTGCATCCCGGCAAGCAACGTGCAGAGCCAGATATCAACCCTGAGGCATTAAAGGCCAGACAGAAACTCATCATTGCTAACTTCCTCAAAGTCTCTAGTACCAGAAACCCACCAAGTAAAGGAATCGCTGAGGAGGTTGTGAGTGTAGCAGGTGTGCTGTCTGTTTCAGGAAGCAAAGACGTTGAAAATGTTGACCCTTGA